A window of Magallana gigas chromosome 8, xbMagGiga1.1, whole genome shotgun sequence genomic DNA:
ACGATACCTTGTTTTCACTGGACATTTTCTTCagttttctttaacaaaaacccatacatacatgcatCCTTTAGAATACTTTTTGTTGTATCTGATAACTTTGTAAaagttacaaattaaatatcaaaacagtcttttaaagaaaaagttacAGGCGCACCTACAGTTTATATTTTAGTGTTAGAGTTCTAAATTGCCTTGGATATGATATCTTTAAgttactatttaaaaaatgtggtaAAACTATTATAAGGAACATTCctaaagtagaaaaataatacgtaaggaggccgactttagttttcattgcgtacgttttttgcgcattctagtaCAACacagtgtatatatttttaataacttttttcagatatcatttataaaattgaacacaataagtaaaatacagataaaaatctTTAGATTTTtaagaacaattttatttttttaaatgattttcccGTTGTACGATAGATGAGCATTGCCATTATgtttttatgacgttatgatgaAATGAAGCTTTGTATGAGTGCGTTATAAGAGATGACATAATAGAAAAGTAAAATCGTACGCCGTTGAAAATCTATAAACGTATTAATGCTATCCTTGGggtatttttcttatttttttaatgaatccattataccaatctacatatgtaatatatagcaaaatatggtgcattttcatattttgagatgacccccacTAAAACGAGACGgtagaatttagtattttttataaataaggtAGAAAATGATGTTACTAATCACAAATtagtatttaagaaaaaaaaagatattgtagtattttttaaaatctgcttcaaattgcagaaaatgacaattttctatacattcctatagtaaatgtgcattttaagatggtccctaaaaaacatttttctccTATAGATGATTTACATATCAGCTTTGTCTCGGATAACAATAAAATTGTTATCAATGCATCTATACATTATTAAAGATAAATCATGGATCCAtgcatcaaatattttaatacaggTATACACATTACACATATATTTATGGATGTGTTCTTGATTAAGGAtggtagatttaaaaaaaaatctaattttattCTGTGTCAATGAAAACAAGCGGTTATAATGTACGATTATCTCAGACGTTTTTAAGGATATGTGAACGGTAACCTGACATGAAAATTTCAACCCGAATCATTGAATTATTATCTATACAGACTCTAATGGATTCGCCAATTTAAGACAATTTAAGCATAGGCAAATGAGTTCGTTTTCATTGCAACAACCTTCAAACTTACCCATGTTCAACataattgaaattgaatatgtcataaaaggcaCCAAGACAATTATCTAGAAAgcctttttaagaaaaatattaagagattaaaaaaaaatataacccaATTTATCTATCCGAAAATGGATCACTGAAATCTCTTTTATAAATCTACAATTTAGATCGAAATTCTCCTGACCACTAAAAAGGTGACATCACGTGACCCGAACTATAgaaaaattagataaaatacTGTTAGGTATATTGAAAATCCATTttgtaaatgttattttaaagaaatgataaagGCAGcagaataataatacatataattggTATGCTATTGAATTAGGATAAAATCCCATAATGTCCATTCATACAATTACACATATAACAGGTTTGAATTAACAGTATGTTGCCATGACGAACACAATATCCATAAAAGTATGTACGGATTACCGCCGGAACATATTGATGAAATTTGTTTAACACTTTCAGAGATAAAAATGACATCTCTCCATCATAATTTGTTTGGAAACTAACAATGAACAAGTTTAAGTTTATATAAAGGACTTTTTTCAGGAGTTTTGAAGCATATGTACGGAAATGTATCTCAAATCGGAATTTTCCGTGAAGCAACATAACTGGAACTAAAGGTAAGCTAATCATGGCTAATAAaggctttaaaaatcttattgcaACCGCCTTCATTTTTCACTGGCTAAAACTATTGtttgtaccccccccccccccattcctcTACAACGCAGTTCACACGAATCGGTGTGGGAAAGTCACCCTAAATAGCAATAGATTATAAATCTTGTCTCAGCAGACGACCTGTACTAGGCTGCAGCCGACCTGCATAATTTTCGCGCCTTTTTCTCGGGATAAGCAAGACGTACGACAGACTGCCTGAACAACAACATGGGTGAGTCTCTAAACATTGAATTATAGATATAGGTTGACAATTGACAATAtcactttttttgcaaacagATTTCGATTAAGAATTCAAACTTGTCGAGGGATTAGAATTTAACAATCGTAGAAGATGAATATTGTATAAGAATTTTAATGTGACCCAGTTTTTTTTCTGACGATGTAGGATGAGATTATTGACCTATATAAGAAACACTGAGATACTGACCATGCATGTGGCGTCCTATGTTGTTCTtcgttttgtttataatttgcaGCATGTGTCTTACTTGTACATTGGTCACTCCGTCATATTtgaagcagagagagagagagagagagagagagagagagagagagagagagagaattttataattataaagtgACCTTGTAAAAATATCCTATAATAAGTAAGATCTCAAGTTGAAAGATTAGACCAATGCAAATACAAATTGTTATTAAATGGAATGATATATTTCACTTAGTTGGACATTATTTTTAAGTGATAATTTATAATAGTACAAAAAGCTGCATCTTATATGCAGCTTTTTGTACTATTATAAATTATCACTTAAAAATTTAGTGTCATCTTTATACTGTTTGAGCGGTATAGCCATGCAACATAcgatttcaatatatattatatattgtaatCGTATGTTGCATGGCTATACCGCTCAAACAGTATACAGATGACACTAAATAAGGAATATCTCATCTAGTATTATCACtatgttttacaatataacgTTCTAAGAAATTATCTCCATTATCATATTTAATACACGAACAATTATAGATTCATAGAATTTACTATGTTTTTCATTCActaaacatgaaatgtaggctaCGTCACACTCGGAATAAAAATGTGAAAGGTCAAAGGTCTTTGAAAAAGTATATAAAAGTTGCAAGCGTGGATCCAGAATTATGTTAATGGAGGAGGGGCGAAATATATTGAGATATCTTTTTCTTTTGGGGGATAGGGGGGGGAGGTACAGGTCTCTAGCTCCCGGTCTAAAATAATTCAGGTGGACCTCCAATGCGTTCATCCCCAGATCGGGAGCTCCAGGgctagtgtgtgtgtgtgtgtgtgtgtgtgtgtgtgtgtgtgtgtgtgtgtgtgtgtgtgtgtgtgtgtgtgtgtgtgtgtgtgtgtgtgtgtgtgtgtgtgtgttgggggggaggggggggtggTGCTTCcggatattttataatatagatAACCTGCAATAGTTAATCGGCAGAGATGGTCGATTTCTAATCTGTCATATTTTCTACGGGCAATTTCTCGAATAGATGGAAGACTTCCTTAATTAATTGACatgcagtaaaataaaataatataagatatctctttattttgtaaaatccattttttgagagggggagggggtcgcTTTGATCCTCCAAGATCATTTGATCTTTGCAAGAAATGCTTAAACGTGTGTTACAGGGCAATCCCCGTAATTGATTTATGTAGATGAATGAAGAATAAAAGCGGCGGTTTGGGTGATCGGGGTCCGATCGGCATCGGTGTCAGGTGTTAGACGCAGGCGTTGTAGCCCCGATTCCCAAGAGTGTCATTTTCGCTAGTGAGAAAAAGTGAGCAAGCATTAGCTGTCATTTGTTTATTGTGCGTGAAAGAAAGATACTGTGAGTTTGTTGGATTCCCAGAATCTGAGAAACAGAGAATTGGTGTGGAGGTGATAGCAAGGTGTTGAATCAGTATACAGTGCATTTCGCCTGATTCGGTCAATTAATTAACTAAACTAAGAATTGTGTTTGTTGTTTCACCACTGAGCCAAATCTAGTCATGTAGCTCACAGGTTctagataaatatataaaatatatagagGGCCAgtggatataattttttttacagattttttttttcacaattacgACAGCAATGGTAATAAACCTATATAAGAGAGTACAATTTTATGCGGATTATTTTTTTCGGATGTacaaaattttctctttttttttggggggggggggggggggtccgaaagataattttgttttcctaAAAGGGTTCGGTCTATTGTCGGGAATTTTActgtatgtattttataaatatataatttatttccaGGAGGGTTCGGACTATACCCCTCAAGATCCGGGAATGCAAACTGCTTTCTTTAATTGCAACAGTTGTTACATTACATTAtgccatcttcgctagccaaggggtTTCGATACATCATGTACATTAGGTTCGTCAAAAATGTTGTGTATGGCTCAATCTGATTAAAGTACAGATCTTTACGCATGTGCACGGCTGTTTTGATGAATATATAGAGATGTGTACTAGACTACTAGTATTTTTATCAGTATGCCCTCGGGTAAGGAGGTaaatgggggtgggggggggggggggatggagGTGGGATTGGGCGGGGTACAAGTAAATGTAGGCCTAGGTGTAACAACTTACCCAAAAAAGCTAATTCTCTTGATTGCAGTTATTATAATTTACAAGGTccatatattgatttttgtttgttagtgACATTGAAATAATTTCAAGTAATAAAACCCGTGGATTTTACGGGTAACAGAGTCAGTGAATTCAGAATACATTTATTGGCAAGTGCGAAGtgtaaaatatgttttcctTCTTTTTAAACAGAGAGGTTCCCGCCGTACAAGGTTCTTCAGCTGGAGAGTTCCTTCCACAAATCACCCTATCCCTCTCACACTGAAATCCAAGGCTTGTCGGACACCTTGAATGAAAAAACTCAGCGAATCAAGGTTAGTTAATGGCTTTTCCTTGGATGCACTCGCAGAGTTAGGAAACAGCGCATcaatattataaacaaataaatattaccGATAATAGAACTATAGTAatataatatatcttttttttaactgtttttatatatgtacGTATTCTCCAAAATTCGTACGACAAACATTTAATAATGAATGTCATATATGTaatcgtttaaaaaatgaacTCAGTGTCTTCCCAAGTTATAAGGGTATAACCAGGGTTGCTGTAGTCTACGTTTTATTACCCGCTTATTATAATAAttcgcagattttaaaaaagcGTATAACGAGTATAACTtaggtagatattgagttcattcctcaTAGTTTAATTTTCTCTAATTAACTGTACAAATTGAGtgcgttttacttttaaaaatggcaataatctgtttaaaattcaaaagtaacgtcaagcggattagtacgattttgacgttggtgcattgtgacgtgtcttgtgacgtgcaaaccaggttatacatgGCATGtttttttatctcatacgtgtgatgtatattacccgtgtgataaacctttgctatattacacgggtgatgctatatcaaatacttccggtcggaactacttttgacacagcccctcgcttcaacgctttagtgacctattttcgaagatttctagtactttcaacataactatatcaactacaatcaaagtactcaaagtactgagagacgGAGGCATCATTGCGGAGGAGATTAATCTAATAATTCGAAGTATTGAAGTaccgacgggagttgatttcatcgattgatatttatcttaaaattaacaatatgtAATTTCGCATGCCAAGTAGTTTCTTATCCGTAATCAAATAACGCATAAtgtcataaaatgaattttcggGCTTTTCCGACAATTTTAAGAATTCTAGGAAAACataatatgaatcatgttgcgtaatattttaagatagaataaattccatcaaactatgtattagtaatgtaaatatttcatgaaaattatatggatccaagcaatatttaactataataatatttaatgcttcagaatgcattacatcgaatttatcgattattttcgagAACAaggtcttgtcagcggcgatgatctgtggttaggtccaaacacagtttcacttccggtttgccagagtaactgcatagaagagttgataaaaatcaactcccaaaaataataATGGTTTTTTCTTATTCAAATTTTATGGTATATAAGGTTTAGGGTATTAATTAAGAGTTTGCAATTCTAAATACTACAGGACAGAAACTACTTTGCTAATATATTCATGGTCTTTTATGGAAtatgcaaaaacaaattactaacaaaaaatattttgttagttaGTACTTAACCTaataattcacaatatatactaaaatttatgataaataatcaataaaaacatctgaacagtgaatttttttttatatatatgaaaaaaaatcgttcaTGCTTAACCACCTAATGTAACATGTAGGTAATACTTGCATGATCTCAATCTCGCATAGCtgttgttctttttcttttgcagaatgAACGATACGATTGCAGAGAGTgatcagatatatatatttctaagcgttaatttaatcatttcaggcggaccaaaaagaaaatattgctaGCTCAGCCTTTTGATCAACAGCTTAGCGCATCAACTGTAAACATTTCATCGTGACTTTCTGCAAGGGATGAAAATATTACGAATTTATACAGATTTTACTTGTGGggtaaacaaaatttaagagatataaatttagaatttcggaaaaatatttaacacgcAATTGCGAGcttttttgctgtaaaaaagATCTTTCAGTATATGCACgactttattcttttatctAACTATTGTTAAAAAAGGGAAATATCCAAGATGAAGAGAATTCGctgtaatatctttttaaagctaaatttaaaataaaatatcgcGGTAGGTCTTGTAATACCCCGTACttcacttttaaaagaaaatatgtacattctgtaaaatgtttttacacttttttcaaGCGAAATTCTCGTATCAGCTTGCAaaaacacactgacttcccaacTTACTTTGAAATGGACAGCGCTGGCCAGACAATGCAGGATTAATCAAACTCACAGCATGTGGCCTGGGTACTATACCTATGCACACACTGAATGTGTgtgtgtagggggggggggggtggcgtTGCGTTAAAGGGTGTAATCtggatgtttaatttatttgtttcactATCCTTATAGTAGGTTTAGTATGCATGCCAAGTAAAGCTAAACTAAAATGTGCCATGCTACGATCACGGTTGTCTGTACTTAATTGGGGGAATACTCAAGATCGCATAGCAGTGGTTCAACTTgttgaataatcattttattggaTCGATGCCGGGGGCGGGAGTGTAGCTTTTATAATACTTAGAAAGATATATCTCCGCAGGAGATTAATTGATAGTGCGCAAGTAATATACGATACAGACTAAGAACCACGCCGTGTTTATCCAttgaatctcataattattcaatatttcggTCAACACAAGATGGTTCTTGaggaatcctcattatttgacgtcacgGACAGGAAGCTGTATAAAAAGTACAAATAGCCACTAAACGATTACACACCATTGCTATTCTTAAACTGATGCATATTCATACTTACTTGGAATTTGACATGTAAACTAAAATTTTCGAGAGAAATTATGTTTATTGATCGCAATATGTATAGTTCTTTTTGTTGTAaatgcaaataagatgtttatttcaataataatatgaATCCCAAACGAATATTGCAATTTTTGCCGCTAGGTGGTGTCCGTCAAATCCACTATCGACGTCACATGTGAGCTGACCGGTAGCAATAGAGGAGGCTCAGAGAGCCTCCGTCTAAAAAGTGATatataaaatggattttgtcaaagacTTCAATTACTTACAAGTATGAAGGAAacaaaacacataactgcgtagcgtaggcgtcggaacccgggctattgggggggggggggggggggttagccccccccccaactcTTTTCACAAAGTTatattagccccccccccccaactcttttcacaaagttatacataactgtaaccaaaagacattttttcttgtttgtcaagatttttgataagtttagccccattcaaactttcaatttgctttgtgtagtttgtaaaactgcaaattacgttaactataaATTAacgagttcatcctgacgacgcgatggaAACAGAGCGTACTGGTTGTGcaaattgtgtttatatacatgacattaccgaaataatgtttcataagactttgattccaccaccagtaagcatccttattcactattttcaatccCTTATCATTGGGCTggtgtttgtttttaaaacatcaacaactgttccttgctcgagtcaattcaaactaacgtgcattcgcaactttgtgtatgtcaacaaacttgataattcaggtcttctgatcagtatttccatttaatcaaatgaataagctctaagaaaaattatttagagctaaaaaatcatttcaaggtttatttcagtgatactttacattaaaacagttagatttatctcagaaatgacgtactaaattgtattgcgcaaggtcacaataaccggagaacacaacgttgcatcatcctttttaatctttgaaaaaaaatcaattacttaAATTCGGGTCATATAAGGGACTGTCTAAAAGCTtcataatttaaatcaaattgtatgagataaatagaacatctataattgtgtgattttatatttgccttatccaactcgttgaaatggttactagtatattcgctcggcaagcctcgcgaatatatacaccatttcaactcgttggataaagcaaatataaaatcacacaatatagatatcctctatatatttACCGCTCTAAGAGGAGTGAATATGATTGACATTTCCTCAACCATTTGCTTTCTTCCTTATATTTTGATGCACAAACGGTGTTTTATGTTCTAGTGTACTGTCATTTGATTTCCATCcaagaattaaaatattcaagatCAGATTAAGCAGTATGCATGCTGTGTAGATGATGAGGTTCCGTGTTTAGATAAAAACAaccagacaatatttactaatGTAAGGCTATAATAGTCATATTTAACTTGTAAAAAGCGTAAATTTCTctaacccaggttatacgaatATAACTTGAGTAGATATTGAgatcattccttataatttcattttctataatttaCTGTACAAATTCAGAGTATTTTACTACAAAAATGACATTGatttgttcaaaattcaaacgcatggtcaagcggattagtacgCTTTTGaattggtgcattgtgacgtgtcttgtgacctGCAAACCATGCAGGTTATACtgtaacttaatttttctatccaatcaaatgccgtgTTACgaccaaaattaaattattaatgtatttatatCGTTACGTCTTGGCTTTGTAGACCTGGTTTCGCAACAGACGAACAAAGGCCAAGAGAATCCTGGGACAAATGTCGCCACAGACAGGAAATCGAGTCCATTTCCAGATAAAGAAGGGGAAGTATGTGTGGAAAGCCCGTCCATCATCTACGTCATCCGTCACCAATCCCAATCTTTCGTCATCGCGCGGAAAAATCTCCgccaataaaatgttaaacgcTGTGTGTCAAAGTCCATCCAGCCAATCAGAATCACCGCCACATAACTCATTCCAAAACCAAGCGATCCGTTCCAATAAATCGACGCGTGATGTCAACCACATGCAACGAGCGGGCAGTGGTATTGAGGGCAAGGTTAGGCCACCACTGGTAGCCATTGAACCACCGCAACCATCTGCAGAAACAGGCGGCCGTCACGACGAAATAGTAGACCCCGAATACTGGGAGATGATGAAAGAAATCGGTTTGCAGTAGATGTGTGTAGTTGAGTCAataaattttttgtcaaatcaATTTTACGTTGTGTGTTTGCATTCACTGAACCTCCTCATCTAGTTTTAAAGTAACGCCCGGaaatgttttaactttttttttttgggggggggggtaaaaagaACAGCATTGAAAAGATTTTCTGGCGTTTGATGATCAATAAAATCGCTGACCATAACATAGCTTAGCATAACATAACATTGttaaagatatatttacattcagtgtatatttcccttTATAtctttgcattggaaatctgcgacgttcaaatttctatgaatacactttgataattcatgcgccatgtgcacaaatataaacgtctCCAAGTGGTTtgggtatatttatttttgtatgatcAAATGAAACGTTCAATCTtgcataaccaatttgatacgtactttttaaaaatagttatttttttctggttgtaacgcactttctgattggttaaaaaattattattttatatcgtataaagaatgttacCTACAtgtacgtcatagtaagactaacatCAAAAACGTTTTattacgcctgacgttacgtttgaattttgtacaattttacgtcattttaaaggtcaaataacCGTTTTTATCttcaatgaagagtaaaaaaaattaaattataagcaatgaattctatatttattagttttatacgatataaaatggtttgaaacgttaacagtttacgcttttgtatttatataaaccacttaaattaaattttctggCACTATATATTTTTAGACGCGGAAATGAACCAAAATAGCATGTTTATTttgctgttccatgtatgtttctgatgtttcatatcc
This region includes:
- the LOC105339277 gene encoding uncharacterized protein; translated protein: MERFPPYKVLQLESSFHKSPYPSHTEIQGLSDTLNEKTQRIKTWFRNRRTKAKRILGQMSPQTGNRVHFQIKKGKYVWKARPSSTSSVTNPNLSSSRGKISANKMLNAVCQSPSSQSESPPHNSFQNQAIRSNKSTRDVNHMQRAGSGIEGKVRPPLVAIEPPQPSAETGGRHDEIVDPEYWEMMKEIGLQ